A stretch of the Haloarcula ordinaria genome encodes the following:
- the argF gene encoding ornithine carbamoyltransferase gives MHLLDVDDLTTDELHAVLDRAAELKAGRAEGTRNDLLDQQTLGMIFEKPSTRTRVSFETGMTQLGGHAIFLGPDDIHLGHGEPVKDTARALARYTDFIMARVYDHADVEQLAAYADVPVINALTDDAHPCQTLADLLTIREQFGGFDASVAWVGDGNNVCQSFVLGAAMTGLDLTVATPEGYEVDDAVLDRAAELGEAPETTHDPEAAVEDADAVYTDVFVSMGQEDRREEKLAEFDGFQITTELLGDRVLMHCLPAHRGEEVTDDVVESDNAIVWDQAENRLHAQKGLLVWLSEQA, from the coding sequence ATGCACCTACTCGACGTCGACGACCTCACGACCGACGAACTGCACGCCGTCCTGGACCGCGCCGCAGAACTCAAGGCCGGCCGGGCGGAGGGAACGCGCAACGACCTGCTCGACCAGCAGACGCTGGGCATGATATTCGAGAAACCCTCGACGCGGACCCGCGTCTCCTTCGAGACGGGGATGACACAACTTGGCGGCCACGCCATCTTCCTCGGCCCCGACGACATCCACCTGGGCCACGGCGAACCGGTCAAGGACACCGCGCGGGCGCTGGCCCGCTACACCGATTTCATCATGGCCCGCGTCTACGACCACGCGGACGTCGAGCAACTCGCGGCGTACGCGGACGTCCCGGTCATCAACGCGCTGACCGACGACGCCCACCCGTGCCAGACGCTCGCGGACCTGCTGACAATCCGCGAACAGTTCGGCGGCTTCGACGCCTCCGTCGCGTGGGTCGGCGACGGCAACAACGTCTGTCAGTCGTTCGTGCTCGGCGCGGCGATGACCGGCCTCGACCTCACCGTCGCCACGCCCGAGGGCTACGAGGTCGACGACGCGGTGCTCGACCGTGCGGCGGAACTCGGCGAGGCCCCCGAGACGACCCACGACCCCGAGGCGGCCGTCGAAGATGCCGACGCGGTCTACACCGACGTCTTCGTGAGTATGGGCCAGGAGGACCGCCGCGAGGAGAAGCTCGCGGAGTTCGACGGGTTCCAGATCACCACGGAGCTGCTGGGCGACCGGGTGCTGATGCACTGCCTGCCCGCCCACCGCGGCGAGGAGGTCACCGACGACGTCGTCGAGAGCGACAACGCCATCGTGTGGGACCAGGCGGAGAACCGGTTGCACGCCCAGAAGGGGCTGTTAGTCTGGTTGAGTGAGCAGGCATAG
- a CDS encoding DUF7317 family protein: MSRKSFTAALTLYRNRTLTLKQAAAHGGVSPAKLESALRSRGIPVRETDGDVPTAHTAK; this comes from the coding sequence ATGTCACGCAAATCATTCACCGCCGCACTGACGCTGTACCGGAACCGGACACTCACGCTGAAGCAAGCGGCAGCGCACGGCGGCGTCTCGCCGGCGAAACTCGAATCCGCCCTCCGCTCGCGGGGCATCCCGGTTCGCGAGACGGACGGCGACGTCCCCACCGCGCACACGGCCAAATAG